A stretch of DNA from Streptomyces sp. NBC_01197:
ACTCCTGGAGACCGGCTTCGCCGTGTGTCTCAAGCTCTCGCACGGATTCACCCGGCTGTGGCCGACGGTCGCCTTCGCCGCCTTCGCGCTGGGCAGCTTCGGGCTGCTGACGCTCTCACTGCGGAAGCTGGACGTCGGGCCCGCCTACGCCGTGTGGACCGGAATCGGCGCTGCGGGCACCGCCATCTACGGGATGGTCTTCCTCGGCGACATCGTCTCCACCCTCAAGCTCGTCTCGAT
This window harbors:
- a CDS encoding DMT family transporter, with translation MAWLLVVVAGLLETGFAVCLKLSHGFTRLWPTVAFAAFALGSFGLLTLSLRKLDVGPAYAVWTGIGAAGTAIYGMVFLGDIVSTLKLVSIAFVIVGVIGLQISGSAH